The following nucleotide sequence is from Desulfatirhabdium butyrativorans DSM 18734.
TAAGGCTGATATCGTCGTGTACGAGAAGGATTTGTACTCGGTGCCCCCTCAAGAACTTTCGCAAAACAATCCACGTGTTCTTTCCACATGGGTCGGGGGCAGGCGCGTTACGTGATCGCTAAAACAAGTTGGGTAATCGGAGATGACCTGCTGTTGATGATCCGGAGGAATGCCAGATCCATTTTTATCCTTTCAGCAGGTGTGAATAAACGGATGGTTTGCAGCTCAAAGTTGGCGGAGGCCGTAAGTCCAAGGTGTCCGAATGGATCGATTCGGAGCTTGCCGAAGATTAAGGGCGGAGGCGGCGCGAGCGCACCTCTACCTCTGGGTTCCCAACGCCCTCTTGGCCGATGGACTGGAAGTCATGAAGCGATGGGGGTTTACATACAAGACCAATCTTGTCTGGTACAAGATCCGGAAAGATGGCGGGCCGGACGGAAGGGGAGTCGGGTTCTATTTCCGCAATGTGACGGAGCTTGTCTTGTTTGGCATTCGTGGCAGCATGCGCACACTCGCTGCTGGGCGAACCCAAACGAACATTCTGGCCACCAGGAAGCGGGAGCACTCGCGCAAGCCCGATGAGCTGTATGATATTATCGAGGCTTGTTCGCCTGGCCCGTATCTGGAGCTTTTTGCCAGGCATCCGCGCAAAGGGTGGGCGCAATGGGGCAACGAGCAGGTGGAGGATGTTTCAGGATACCCCATTGAGCACCATGTGGAGGCGCAGCAGTTGGTGCTGTTCGAGAAGGTCAATCGGAAAAACTACGGATAAATCGGGTCGAACTTTGCCATCTGGAGCTGATTACGGACGATCAGATCACGAGGATGCAGGAACTTGGCTCCAGCGTGACTGCCGGGGTGCGGCCTTCGCTTTATTGGGAATTGCTGAAAGAAGCAACCCAATGCCATTACGGCGAACGTGCGAAACAATGCGGACAAACAATGAAAAGGTGCTTGTCTTTTGTGTTCAGAAAAAACTTCACGCTGTATCGCAAAATTGCCTGCCCGCAGGCGACGCGCTGCTCCGAATAGGTCTTTTCCGTTCAGGCACTACGATATCCTGAAGGGATCACAAAGATAAAAGGGATCATTTTTCCAACCTGCTCCAAACGCGTTTTCAGGATTTTTCTTCCCTGCTTTTACTCTGTTGCCCAGTTGCTCCCTGTTTCAAATGCTTTTGGCAGGGCTATGGCGATGATAAAACGTACACTGAGACATGGAGATACGACATGAGGAAGATATTGCGCGTGGTCATACTGCTTTTGCTGACCATTGCCTGCATGACCGGCTGCCAGAAACAGGAAAAGCCGATCACCTCGCTGGATGAGGCCAAGACTGCCAAGATCGGCGTGATGGTGGGTACCACCGGCGAACAGATCACCAAAGAACGTTTTCCCCAGGCGCAGGTCAAAAGTTTTGACGATGTGATGGATGCGGTGGCGGCCCTGAAGTCGGGGCAGCTTGAGGCGATCGTCACCGCCCTGCCTACCGCGGTGCAGGTGGCAAAGACAAACAAGGAGTTTACGGTCCTTCAGGAACCGCTGGATCATGAAGATACCGCCATTGCCTTGAGAAAGAGCGACATCCAGCTACTGGACGACCTGAACCGTATCATTGCAGAGCTGCATGCAGACGGCACTCTGGCTTCCATGCGGAAACGCTGGCTCAAGCCTGACCTTGGTCCCTATGAAGAGATCAGCTACACCCCGCCCACAACCGGCACACCACTCAAGATCGGGGTCTGTGCCACCCGTGAACCGCTAACCTTTGTTGATAAGGATGGACGGATCAGCGGTCATGATGGTGAGCTGGCCCGCCTGATCGGGGTCAGGCTCAACCGGCCGATCCTGTTTTCAAACATGAAGTTCATGGCCCTGATTCCGGCCCTGCAGTCCGGCAAGGTGGATATGATCCTGAGCGGCATAAATATCACGGAAGAACGGAAAAAAGCGGTTAACTTCACCCAGCCCTACTTTTCCAATGCCCAGGTGATGCTGGTAAAAAAGACTGCTCAAACTGCAACGGCGTCAGACGATGCACTGGCTGGGTTGGGCAACAAGCGGATCGGCGTTCTGCTGGGCTCGGTTCATGACGCCTACGCCACCAGAAAGTACACCCGGGCCACCATCCTGCAGTACAAAAGCCCTCCCGACCTGGTGCTGGCAGTGAAATCAGGCAAAGTGGATGCCGCCTTTTATGTTTATGAGATCCTGCTGGAGATGCTGCGCCACGACCCGGATCTGGCCCTGGTGGGCAAACCGCTCTTTACGGTGCCGATCGGCGTCGGCTTCAACAAGAACAACGTTGAGCTACGCACCAGATTCAATACGTTTCTGAAAGAGATCAAGGCAAACGGGCAGTATGATGACATGGTCAGACGCTGGATCCTGCAGGGAAACACCCAGCCGGTGGAGGTAGAGATGGCAAAAACCAATGGCCGTCTGATCATCGGCACGACCAGCAACACGGGGCTGCCGTTTACCATTGTCAAAGAGAACAGGATGATCGGCTTTGATATTGAGCTGGCCGAGCGGTTTGCCGCCTGGCT
It contains:
- a CDS encoding MT-A70 family methyltransferase, which produces MDRFGACRRLRAEAARAHLYLWVPNALLADGLEVMKRWGFTYKTNLVWYKIRKDGGPDGRGVGFYFRNVTELVLFGIRGSMRTLAAGRTQTNILATRKREHSRKPDELYDIIEACSPGPYLELFARHPRKGWAQWGNEQVEDVSGYPIEHHVEAQQLVLFEKVNRKNYG
- a CDS encoding ABC transporter permease subunit (The N-terminal region of this protein, as described by TIGR01726, is a three transmembrane segment that identifies a subfamily of ABC transporter permease subunits, which specificities that include histidine, arginine, glutamine, glutamate, L-cystine (sic), the opines (in Agrobacterium) octopine and nopaline, etc.); this encodes MRKILRVVILLLLTIACMTGCQKQEKPITSLDEAKTAKIGVMVGTTGEQITKERFPQAQVKSFDDVMDAVAALKSGQLEAIVTALPTAVQVAKTNKEFTVLQEPLDHEDTAIALRKSDIQLLDDLNRIIAELHADGTLASMRKRWLKPDLGPYEEISYTPPTTGTPLKIGVCATREPLTFVDKDGRISGHDGELARLIGVRLNRPILFSNMKFMALIPALQSGKVDMILSGINITEERKKAVNFTQPYFSNAQVMLVKKTAQTATASDDALAGLGNKRIGVLLGSVHDAYATRKYTRATILQYKSPPDLVLAVKSGKVDAAFYVYEILLEMLRHDPDLALVGKPLFTVPIGVGFNKNNVELRTRFNTFLKEIKANGQYDDMVRRWILQGNTQPVEVEMAKTNGRLIIGTTSNTGLPFTIVKENRMIGFDIELAERFAAWLGKEPVFVDMEFGSLIAAAATGKTDTIFSTLMITDERKKQIAFSEPYYELGTSVFALKKNVAGAVPDNHAAPSAIARFFRGIATSFQSNIIQEKRYLLIWDGLKTTVIISIFSTLLGTGLGALICLMRMAKSRLLSAPAKLYISILRGMPVLVLLMLIFYVVFASVNINPVIVAVIAFGMNFAAYSAEIFRTGIEGVEKGQTEAGISLGFTRTSTFFYIVLPQMIRRILPVYKGEFISLVKMTSIVGYIAVQDLTKASDIIRSRTFDAFFPLVMVAILYFLISWTLMQSLTYLERITDPKYTKRKVATP